The Astyanax mexicanus isolate ESR-SI-001 chromosome 12, AstMex3_surface, whole genome shotgun sequence genome window below encodes:
- the LOC125806175 gene encoding zona pellucida sperm-binding protein 3-like — MSPDLTSSPSDVLLTSPQASLWSLGQTSAQSPGLSSAQAPNPMLYPDPLKPPQLQVHLPTEPLKKLLWRFPKAPERPKQFPVQFNLRQPTPVNSVAAACGESMVHVEVKQDFFGNGMLVNPSSLTLGGCAASGLDSAARVLIFNSELQACGSVLTMTEDYLIYSFHLLYRSEPLVGTSIVRTGRVNVQIDCHYSRKHNVSSIAVSPTWVPYSSTVAAEEHLVFTMKLMTDDWQYERPSNQYFLGEVMKIEASLTQFNHVPLRVFVDHCVATAVPDINAVPRYTFIENHGCLVDAKITGSNSEFMKRVQDDKLQFQLEVFRFEQTNSSMLYITCFLKASTTLRKTDAEHKACSFETNGWAAADGNDQDCNCCDGECVSRKARSVPTDEDQYFETEVSLGPILVEDDHLLQ; from the exons ATGAGCCCTGACCTGACAAGTAGTCCAAGTGATGTGCTCTTGACTTCACCTCAGGCCTCGCTTTGGAGTCTAGGTCAGACTTCTGCTCAGTCTCCAGGACTGTCTTCTGCTCAAGCACCTAATCCCATGCTGTATCCAGATCCTCTGAAGCCCCCCCAATTGCAAGTCCATTTACCCACTGAACCCTTAAAGAAGTTACTGTGGCGGTTTCCCAAAGCTCCAGAAAGGCCTAAGCAATTTCCGGTGCAGTTTAACTTGCGGCAGCCTACCCCAGTCAACAGTGTGGCTGCTGCATGTGGGGAGAGTATGGTGCATGTGGAGGTGAAGCAAGATTTCTTTGGAAATGGTATGCTCGTAAACCCTAGTTCTCTGACGCTTGGAGGCTGTGCAGCATCAGGACTGGACTCTGCAGCCCGAGTGCTCATCTTTAACTCTGAACTCCAGGCTTGTGGTAGTGTACTAACG ATGACGGAAGATTACCTTATCTACAGCTTTCACCTCCTCTACCGCTCTGAACCTCTGGTTGGTACTTCAATTGTCCGAACAGGAAGAGTCAATGTTCAGATTGATTGTCACTACTCAAG gaAGCACAATGTGAGCAGTAttgctgtgtcccctacatggGTGCCGTATTCCTCTACAGTGGCAGCGGAAGAGCATTTGGTCTTCACCATGAAGCTCATGACTG ATGACTGGCAGTATGAGAGACCATCGAATCAATACTTCCTTGGCGAGGTCATGAAGATTGAGGCATCTTTGACACAGTTTAACCATGTACCTCTCCGTGTATTTGTGGACCACTGTGTGGCAACTGCAGTTCCTGACATTAATGCTGTTCCCAGATACACATTTATTGAGAACCATGG atgcTTGGTTGATGCCAAGATAACGGGCTCCAACTCTGAATTTATGAAACGGGTTCAAGATGATAAGCTGCAGTTTCAGTTGGAAGTGTTCAGATTTGAACAAACCAACAGTAGTATG ctgtacATCACATGTTTCCTGAAAGCCTCTACAACTTTACGGAAGACTGATGCTGAACACAAGGCTTGCTCCTTTGAGACCAATGG GTGGGCTGCTGCAGATGGTAATGACCAGGATTGTAACTGTTGTGATGGAGAATGTGTCTCCAGGAAGGCGAGAAGTGTGCCCACTGATGAAG ATCAGTATTTTGAAACGGAAGTCTCTTTGGGCCCCATCTTGGTTGAGGATGACCACTTGTTGCAATGA